Below is a genomic region from Deinococcus sp. Leaf326.
CTGCGAACGCTGCCTCGAAGTGCAGGAGCGCCGCGCACGCGCCAAGGCCCAAGACCAGGCGGTACAGAAGCGCATGATCCTCCTCCCTCTCTCCCCCCTTTACCTTCTCTGGATCGCCCGCCGTCCCCTGAGCTGGGTCCTCGCTGCACTCTTCGCGCTGCTCTTCGTGCACCTCAGCCGCGAGACCGGACACCTCTCGCACGACAACTTCCACTTCGACACCCGGCCCATGTGGACTCTGGTCTTCGCCATCGTCATCGCCGTCAACGTCCTCGTCCAGCGCCATGCGAAAGTCCTGCTGCGTCTTCCACAGCGTGACCCGATCGACGGCCTGCGGGTGTGGCGCTTCGTCACCTGGAGTCTGATCCTCCTGCTCATCTGGTCGGGCGCGGCACTCTGGGGCAGCTTCGAGATGCCCCTCCGGTAAGCCGACGCGCGCTGCCTGCCCCCTCGCCCCGGGAAAAGCACCGGGGCAGACCCGGGGACATGCAACGCTTCCTGCTCCTCTCCCTGGTGACTCTCCTCTCCGCCTGTGGAGCCCGCGTCACCACGGCGACCCCGGCCCCGGCTGAACTTCACCTACGCAATGCGTCCGGTATCAGCCTCCAGGTCGAGATCGAGGAGACGACCGAGCTCATGGCAGCCAGCTTGTCCTTACGCGCCGGCGAGGAGCTGCGCTTCCCCCTCAAGACCGCGACCTGCATCCGCATCAGCGGCACGGCCGGCGTGCACCTCACCCCAGGAGTCAGTGCAGAAGTCGTGCTCACGGAGCACGGGCCGCGCGCCATGAACTTCCCCAGCTGCTAACACGGGCGCCCAGCGGTGGGTGCACGTCGCCCGCCGCCAAAGTGCCCGGAAGGACACGGCCCTGCCCCCCTGAGCCGGAAGATTCCCAGATCGAGACGCCCGCGTACGACCCCCTCATTCATCTTCCTTCCTCGGGTGCCCTTCAGGATTTCTCCTGACGCGCACCCCCTTTTTTTTCTCGCGTTCAGGTCTGCGGCGACGGCACCTGGTCCGGCCACTGCTCCCACGCATCCCGCATCTCATCACGTACACGCCCCACCACAAGACCAGCGGGCCCGTCCCGGCGATCGCTGAACTCCAGCACGTTCTCCAGCCTGCGGCACTCCCTCCCCCACTCAACTTCGCGTGGGGAGGCCTGAGCGTATGAAGTCCAACAACGTCATCACCGGCAAGCGCATCCAACACAGCGACAAGCCCAAGACCCCCCCCCGTCCACCCACCCGTGCCGAAAAGCACGCCCGCAAGTACCGCACCTGGAGCCGCCTATGAACCTCGACCCGGACCTGACCCCCGTCGTCCTCGACGCTCCGGTCGTCGGCGGCGCCGTCCTAAAACACCTGCTTATGGTCTCCGATCTCCTCGACCAGCACCGCCCGAATCTCCTGCGCCACTTCATGGTCGACCTCATCCTCCTGGGTCCCGTCACGACCGATGACGTCATGGATCTGGGCCTGCAACTCCTCCAGGAGGCGCACGACATTGTCAGCGCACCTCTGACCGCCCTGACCCGCGAACTCCGCCACGGCATCAGCCGCCTGGCGACGTACCCCACTCACAGTCTCAGCAGTTGACCTCTTCACCTCCGCCCACCGCAGGCATCCCTCGCCCGGAACAGCGCCGGGCAACCCCACAGCATCTCAAACGCTCAGGACCAGACCGGCCTGACGATCCCCAGGAGTCACCATGAACAAGTTCCTCGTCATTGCAGCCCTCGGCACCACCCCCGAACTCCGCCACACCCCCACCGGCATGGCGGTCCTCGAGATCCTCCTCGCCGGCGAGCGTCACATCGTCGGCCATGACGGCACCCCCCGCACCCTCCCCTTCTACATCCGCAGCGAAGCCCTGGGCGACACCGCCAAGCAGTTGGATTCCCGTCAGTACAAGCAGGGTGACGTGCTCTTGATCGAGGGCTCGGCTGAGTACGACGAGTGGAACAGCCGGACCGTCGAAGGCGCGAAGGACACCACCGTACGTCTCAAGCCCACCGGGTACGTGCGCAAACTCGACGGCGACTTCCAGTTCACGCAGGATGGCGGCGGCTTCACCCGACTGATGGGCGGCACCAACCAGCTGCAGCTTCTGGGCAACCTGGTCGCCGACGTGGAGGTCAACGACACGACGAGTGGTCCCGCGGCCACCCTCCGCCTGGCCGTCAACGAGCGCTACACCACCCGCGACGGTCAGTCCAAAGAGAAGACCCACTGGTTCCGGGTCTCGGTGTGGCGCGAGCAGGCCGAAGCCATGCGCGGGCTGACGAAGGGCACGGCCATCTACGTCGAAGGGGCGCTGAGCGACGAGAAGTGGACGGATCGGGAGGGCCACGAGCGCAAGGGCAAGACCATCGAAGCTCAGGTCGTGTACGCCATCGCGCCCTTCAGCGGTGCGGCCAGAACGCAGGGTCAACCGGCGAGAACGCAGGGGCAACCGGCGAGCACCACCCCCCGCCCGGCCCCGAGTCGCGCGCCGCGGGCTGCGACCCACGAGCGTGCCCCGACGCCCCAGGTGGGCGGCGCGGACCTCCCGCCCGAAGAAGCCGACCTGCCTTTCTAAGCCTTCCCGACATCTCGAGGGGAGCGTGGCCACACCGGCTGCGCTCCCCTTTCTTCATAGGACGGGGCTCGGCACAACCCTCGCCCGGGAAGGCCCCGGGCACCCCCGGAGGCATGAAGATCCTTCCCACCCTGACCGCGTTCGTCCTCCTGCTTCTGCTTGCTGGCACCGCCGCCTGGGCCCTGAGCCCGAGCGACGTGAAGGTTGCCGGCGAGGTGTACGCCTACGACGCCCTGGTGCCGAAGCGCACGCTCGTCGCGCTTCCGTCCGGCGAACTCACCCTCAGCCTGTGCCCTGCCGCCGAGGTCCAGCGCCTCAACCGCCTGACCGTAGGACGCTGCATCGTTTCCCCTGCGACCATCGGGGACGGCACCGCACTGGTCAAGTCGGTGCGGCCCGCCTACCGCGCGCAGGTGCAGGCAGCCATGACCCGCTCCATCACCTACAGCGCGGTCGACCTCCGGGGCGGCCTGGTCGTGCAGTGATGCCCTCGCCCGGTCAGGACACCGGGCAACCCAGAGCGCATCTCCGAGAGACAGAGGTGCGACCATGAAGTAGAGCAACGAACCTTTCCGGCGGGATCGGGGAGGAGGAACCGGCGCGCAAGCGTACGGACCTCCTCCCCTTTTTTTTCTCCCCTCCACCCCGAGTGCCCCCGGAGAATCCCTCGCCGCTGCGCGGCACCCCCGGAAGCATGAACGCGAAGCTCACCGTGGACGGCACGAGCACCAATGGCATGATCAGCGGCTGCGTGATCCGGGTCGAAGACCACACCAGACCCCAGGCGAAGGTGGCCGGCAGACTCCAGGTCATCGTCACCATCGCCGGCGAAACGTTGCGCAACGGCACGCCTCTGATCTTCTTCGAGCAGGTCCGCCTTCAGGGCAAAGTCGCCGAGAACGCCCTGACCCTTCAGCGGGGCGAGTGCGTGCTCTTCGATCAAGCCTCAATCGAGCAACTCATCTGGAATGACCCGCACACCCAAGCACCCCGGGCCAAGCTCATCGTGCGTGCGAGCGCGTTCACCCGTATCAAGAACAACCGCACCCGCCTGCAGGGCAACGACCTCATCATGGAATACGCTGCGAACGCCTTCACCCTGAACGTGCGCATCGCCAAGTTGCCCCTCAGCCGGGAGACCCGTGCGGGTCGGGTCACCGAGGTCACGCTCGCGGCCAACTTGCGCAACAGCAGTGAGCCGGACGATGACACCAAGCGGGTGCACTACTTCAAGGTCAACGCCTGGCGCGAGCTCGGCTTCCCCTTCGAGGACGCACCGACCGGCAAGCGCGTCATCTGCGAAGTCCTCATCAAGACCAACACGAACGACGACACGGGCGAACGGCGCTACTTCACCGAGCTCGAAGCCCGCACCGTCTCGGTGTTCGCCTGATGCGGTCCTTCCTCGACCGGCTGTTCGGCCGCCCGTCCACGCCTCGACCCTTCGCGCCCTTCCAGATAGAGCAACTGCTTCCCGGCGAGGATCGTCCGAGCGCCGTGCTCACCTTCCACCCCACCACCGGATACGCCGTCCACCTCACCCGCTGGCCGCAGCGTGCCAAGCGCAGTACCGGCGAGCCTTTGCCCCGCCACACTGGTCTAGCAGCGGACGCGGCGTTCGTGGTCTTCGCCGAGCTCGGCGCCACCCCAGTGGCCATCACCGCCGCCCGGCTCGGTCGCACCGCCCAGATCCTCACCGTGCTCCCCCCGCAGTTCCAACTCGGCACGTGCACCGGCATCGTGACCCTCACCCCCGACCACTACCCGAACGCGGGCGCCTTCCTCCAGGACGTCGCCCGACTCAAACAGCAGTGCCCCCCAGGGTTCCGCTTCCTCTTGCTCGGGAAGTCCGGCGAGCACACCGTCCCCTGGGAGCGCGCCTTCGAGCACCTGTACTGGGGGCCGGCCATCATCCAGGCCCTGCCCCTGCTCAACCGGCGCGCCCAGGGGAACTGAGACAACCAGAATCCCCCCCACCCTGGAAGGACGGGTACTGCGCACAGTCCCGGAAAGGAGACCCTCGCCCGGTCACAGCACCGGGCACCCCCCGACCTATGACCAACCTCCACCGCATCCTCTCCCTCCTCCAGCGCCTCCACCAGGTCCTCTCCCTCTTCTGCACCCCCGCCTTCCACGTCGAGCAGCTGCTCACGGGCGAAGACCGACGCACCCTGCACCTCACCTTCACGCCCGCGGACGGCTTCTCGGTGTACGCCACCCACTGGGTCCAGGACGAGGGCGGCCCCTTCGTCGACACCGATAACTACGAGACCCCCCGGCACCTCAGAGAAGCCCTCGACCTCTTCCGGCGAATGGGCGCGGGCGAAGCGGCCTGGCAGGCCGCCAAGGCCGGCCGCGGTGGGCAGTTTCTCGCCAACAACTCTGCCGTGCTGCTCATGAACACCTCTTACGGCGAGAGGGCACTGAACCTGCACTGCTATTCCACGATGCAGGCCTTCCTCGCCGACTTCACCCGCCTGGACGACCAGCGTGCCCCTGACCAACCCCGCAGCATCATCGGCTACTCCGGGGAGCACGAGGTCGCCTGGCAGGCCGTCTTCGATGCCCTGCCCTGGGGCCCCGTCGCCCGCCGGCAGGTTCACGCGCTCACCGGCCTCTGACCCGGCCTCTGACCCGCCCACTTCGCCGCTCACTCTGCCAGGGGATGCCCACCACTCGGGTCATCCCCCCTTTTTTTGTCGGGGGACGGTTCAGGGCAACCCTCGCCCGGAACGGCGCCGGGCAGCCCACAATGCGTCCATCCCAGTCCCTCTATGCTGGAGATGGTAAGGAGGCGATGATGACGACTATTCCTGGCAGTAAACCCATCATGCTGGTCAACGGCGTCCCGATCTACCCGCAGGAAGAACGCACGACCCCCGTCACGGAAGCCGAAGTGGAGCAGCTGGCCCTGACCCTGACTGGCAGTGCCCAGAGCGCCCACGCCTGGATGGACCGGCCGAACGTGACGCTTCGTGGACAGACCCCCCGGGAAGCCGTGCGTGCCGGTCAAGGGCAGAGAGCGGTCGGCATTCTCCAGGCCTTCTGATGTCTCTGGCAG
It encodes:
- the ssb gene encoding single-stranded DNA-binding protein, with protein sequence MNKFLVIAALGTTPELRHTPTGMAVLEILLAGERHIVGHDGTPRTLPFYIRSEALGDTAKQLDSRQYKQGDVLLIEGSAEYDEWNSRTVEGAKDTTVRLKPTGYVRKLDGDFQFTQDGGGFTRLMGGTNQLQLLGNLVADVEVNDTTSGPAATLRLAVNERYTTRDGQSKEKTHWFRVSVWREQAEAMRGLTKGTAIYVEGALSDEKWTDREGHERKGKTIEAQVVYAIAPFSGAARTQGQPARTQGQPASTTPRPAPSRAPRAATHERAPTPQVGGADLPPEEADLPF
- a CDS encoding single-stranded DNA-binding protein, giving the protein MNAKLTVDGTSTNGMISGCVIRVEDHTRPQAKVAGRLQVIVTIAGETLRNGTPLIFFEQVRLQGKVAENALTLQRGECVLFDQASIEQLIWNDPHTQAPRAKLIVRASAFTRIKNNRTRLQGNDLIMEYAANAFTLNVRIAKLPLSRETRAGRVTEVTLAANLRNSSEPDDDTKRVHYFKVNAWRELGFPFEDAPTGKRVICEVLIKTNTNDDTGERRYFTELEARTVSVFA
- a CDS encoding MbcA/ParS/Xre antitoxin family protein; protein product: MTTIPGSKPIMLVNGVPIYPQEERTTPVTEAEVEQLALTLTGSAQSAHAWMDRPNVTLRGQTPREAVRAGQGQRAVGILQAF